A single region of the Pseudomonas solani genome encodes:
- a CDS encoding general stress protein — protein MAQHRGGKGNFAEDPQRASEAGKKGGHVSGGNFRNDPARASAAGRKGGQRSHSNNSD, from the coding sequence ATGGCTCAACATCGAGGCGGCAAAGGCAACTTCGCAGAAGACCCACAACGCGCATCCGAAGCCGGTAAGAAGGGCGGACATGTGAGTGGTGGCAATTTCAGGAACGACCCGGCACGCGCATCCGCAGCCGGCCGCAAGGGAGGACAGCGCAGCCACAGCAATAACAGTGACTGA
- the katE gene encoding catalase HPII: MPTQKKTGSQLAGTDTPDRENSNRKLDQLEGFREDATDQALTTNTGTRIADNQNSLKAGERGPSLLEDFILREKITHFDHERIPERIVHARGAAAHGYFQVYEPLAELTKADFLNEPAKKTPVFVRFSTVQGPRGSADTVRDVRGFAVKFYTDEGNFDLVGNNMPVFFIQDAIKFPDFVHAVKPEPHNEIPTGASAHDTFWDFVSLVPESAHMVLWTMSDRAIPVGYRGMQGFGVHTFRLINAEGRSVFVKFHWRPLSGVYSLVWDEAQKLAGKDPDFQRRTLWEDIEKGDYPEWELGLQVIPEEDEHKFDFDLLDPTKLVPEELVPVRKVGKLVLNRNPDNFFAETEQAAFHPGHLVPGIDFSNDPLLQGRLFSYTDTQLSRLGGPNFNEIPINRPLCPFHNNQRDAQHRQTVNKGRAAYEPNSIDGGWPKETPPAARSGGFSSYHEPLSGTKLRKRADSFADHFSQARLFYNSLSETEKGHVVAAYSFELGKVERVHIRERQVKEILANIDLDLARQVAENLGLTPPQAPTVQVPEIGLKASPALSQMNLLPGDIKSRKVAILIANGVKGSDVEFIQGELKKAGASAKLLAPSSAPVSTAEGKQLVPDATIAGLPSIAFDAVFVPGGDSAAKTFGGDGDALHYLQEAYKHLKAIALCGAAGDLASQLHLEVDEGLLSGAAAKDVTKPLFDAIAKHRVWAREPKARKVPA, encoded by the coding sequence ATGCCCACCCAGAAGAAGACCGGCAGCCAACTCGCCGGTACCGACACCCCCGACCGTGAAAACAGCAACCGCAAGCTCGACCAACTGGAGGGCTTTCGCGAAGACGCTACCGACCAGGCCCTGACCACCAACACCGGCACGCGCATCGCCGACAACCAGAACAGCCTGAAGGCGGGCGAGCGCGGCCCCTCGTTGCTGGAAGACTTCATCCTGCGGGAGAAGATCACCCACTTCGACCACGAGCGCATTCCCGAGCGCATCGTCCATGCCCGTGGCGCTGCGGCCCATGGCTACTTCCAGGTCTACGAGCCGCTGGCCGAGCTGACCAAGGCCGACTTCCTCAACGAGCCGGCGAAGAAAACCCCGGTGTTCGTGCGCTTCTCCACCGTGCAGGGCCCGCGTGGCTCGGCCGATACCGTGCGCGATGTGCGCGGCTTCGCGGTGAAGTTCTACACCGACGAGGGCAACTTCGACCTGGTGGGCAACAACATGCCGGTGTTCTTCATCCAGGACGCCATCAAGTTCCCCGACTTCGTGCACGCGGTGAAGCCCGAACCGCACAACGAAATCCCCACCGGTGCCTCGGCCCACGACACCTTCTGGGACTTCGTCTCCCTGGTGCCCGAGTCGGCGCACATGGTGCTCTGGACCATGTCCGACCGCGCCATCCCGGTGGGCTACCGGGGCATGCAGGGCTTTGGCGTGCACACCTTCCGCCTGATCAACGCCGAGGGCCGCAGCGTCTTCGTCAAGTTCCATTGGCGGCCCCTGTCGGGCGTCTACTCGCTGGTCTGGGACGAGGCGCAGAAGCTCGCCGGCAAGGACCCGGACTTCCAGCGCCGCACCCTCTGGGAAGACATCGAAAAAGGCGACTACCCGGAATGGGAGCTGGGCCTGCAGGTGATCCCCGAGGAGGACGAGCATAAGTTCGACTTCGACCTGCTCGACCCCACCAAGCTGGTGCCCGAGGAACTGGTGCCGGTGCGCAAGGTGGGCAAGCTGGTGCTCAACCGCAACCCGGACAACTTCTTCGCCGAGACCGAGCAGGCCGCTTTCCACCCCGGCCACCTGGTGCCCGGCATCGACTTCAGCAACGATCCGCTGCTGCAGGGGCGGCTGTTCTCCTACACCGACACGCAGCTCTCGCGTCTTGGTGGGCCGAACTTCAACGAGATTCCCATCAACCGCCCGCTGTGCCCGTTCCACAACAACCAGCGTGACGCCCAGCACCGGCAGACGGTGAACAAGGGGCGTGCTGCCTACGAGCCCAATTCCATCGACGGCGGCTGGCCGAAGGAGACGCCGCCCGCCGCGCGCAGCGGTGGCTTCAGCAGTTACCACGAGCCGCTGTCGGGCACCAAGCTGCGCAAGCGCGCCGACTCCTTCGCCGATCACTTCTCCCAGGCGCGGCTGTTCTACAACAGCCTCAGCGAGACGGAGAAAGGCCATGTGGTGGCGGCCTACAGCTTCGAGCTGGGCAAGGTGGAGCGGGTGCACATCCGTGAGCGCCAGGTGAAGGAAATCCTCGCCAATATCGACCTCGACCTGGCCCGCCAGGTGGCCGAGAACCTCGGCCTCACACCGCCCCAGGCGCCCACGGTGCAGGTGCCGGAGATCGGCCTCAAGGCCTCGCCCGCACTGAGCCAGATGAACCTGCTGCCAGGCGATATCAAGTCGCGCAAGGTGGCCATCCTCATCGCCAATGGCGTGAAGGGCAGTGATGTGGAGTTCATCCAGGGCGAGCTGAAGAAGGCCGGCGCCAGCGCCAAGCTGCTGGCACCGAGTTCGGCACCGGTGAGCACCGCGGAGGGCAAGCAACTGGTGCCCGATGCCACCATCGCCGGGCTGCCTTCCATCGCGTTCGATGCGGTGTTCGTGCCCGGTGGCGACAGTGCGGCGAAAACCTTCGGCGGGGATGGCGATGCGCTGCACTACCTGCAGGAGGCCTACAAGCACCTCAAGGCCATCGCCTTGTGCGGCGCGGCGGGCGATCTGGCCAGCCAGCTGCACCTTGAGGTGGACGAAGGACTGCTCAGCGGTGCCGCCGCCAAGGACGTCACCAAGCCGCTGTTCGATGCCATCGCCAAGCACCGGGTCTGGGCGCGGGAGCCCAAGGCCAGGAAGGTACCGGCCTAA
- a CDS encoding NAD(P)H-binding protein produces the protein MKNLESPAYKLALFGALGSLGSAVLVEALSRQWEATALLDDLNAVPSRPGIRTKLGDPFDALAVSHAVAGMDAVLCNLCSQPLLASARQPAVRFEVEFRSITALLDGLALAKVKRLLVIGDFRWLDETAGYPDGPGAQLQQRLLDSPLGWTLVDAPSVGGEDLFGLDDFLAPTHSNEPDAVTALRRFAAAVLDECQLAAHRHQRVRIQG, from the coding sequence ATGAAGAACCTCGAATCACCCGCCTACAAGCTGGCCCTGTTCGGCGCCCTCGGCAGCCTGGGCAGTGCCGTGCTGGTGGAGGCCCTGAGCCGGCAATGGGAAGCCACCGCACTGCTCGACGACCTCAACGCCGTCCCCTCGCGCCCCGGCATCCGCACCAAGCTCGGCGACCCCTTCGATGCCCTGGCCGTAAGCCATGCGGTGGCAGGCATGGACGCCGTGCTGTGCAACCTGTGCAGCCAGCCGCTGCTGGCCAGCGCCCGGCAACCAGCGGTGAGGTTCGAGGTGGAATTCCGCAGCATCACCGCCCTGCTCGACGGCCTGGCACTGGCCAAGGTCAAGCGCCTGCTGGTGATCGGTGACTTCCGTTGGCTGGATGAAACCGCCGGCTACCCGGACGGGCCCGGTGCGCAGTTGCAACAGCGCCTGCTGGACAGCCCCCTGGGCTGGACCCTGGTGGACGCACCGAGCGTGGGTGGCGAGGACCTGTTCGGCCTGGACGACTTCCTCGCCCCCACCCACAGCAACGAGCCCGATGCCGTGACCGCCCTGCGCCGCTTCGCCGCTGCCGTGCTCGACGAATGCCAGCTGGCGGCCCACCGGCACCAGCGGGTGCGCATCCAGGGCTGA
- a CDS encoding PSPA7_2676 family Cys-rich small protein, with protein MTLFCLIGGCSWSPSTSVHIGKEDLLCQVCARCGAYRYLPLTGALERGGS; from the coding sequence ATGACGCTCTTCTGTCTGATCGGTGGTTGTTCCTGGTCGCCCAGCACCTCGGTGCACATCGGCAAGGAAGACCTGCTCTGCCAGGTGTGCGCCCGCTGCGGTGCCTATCGCTACCTGCCCCTGACGGGCGCCCTGGAGCGCGGTGGATCGTGA
- a CDS encoding MgtC/SapB family protein gives MVTWWDQVLATLASEFSDLDDPTQATRVTLRVLLAALLGGLLGFEREQHGKAAGIRTHMLVALGAALFVLVPQMAGAEHDAMSRVIQGIVAGIGFLCAGTILKRDSVAEVKGLTTAAGLWLTTAIGVTVGLGREATAVLATLVALVILNLVPHLVARLEKLDKR, from the coding sequence ATCGTGACCTGGTGGGACCAGGTCCTGGCGACCCTCGCCAGCGAGTTCTCCGACCTCGATGACCCCACCCAGGCGACCCGGGTGACCTTGCGCGTGCTGCTGGCCGCGTTGCTCGGCGGCCTGCTCGGCTTCGAGCGCGAGCAGCACGGCAAGGCGGCCGGCATCCGCACCCACATGCTGGTGGCCCTGGGCGCCGCGCTCTTCGTCCTGGTGCCGCAAATGGCCGGCGCCGAACACGATGCGATGAGCCGGGTGATCCAGGGCATAGTCGCGGGCATCGGCTTTCTCTGCGCCGGCACCATCCTCAAGCGCGACAGCGTGGCCGAGGTGAAGGGCCTGACCACTGCCGCCGGCCTCTGGCTGACCACCGCCATCGGCGTCACCGTCGGCCTCGGCCGCGAAGCCACGGCGGTGTTGGCGACCCTGGTGGCGCTGGTGATCCTCAACCTGGTGCCGCACCTGGTGGCCCGCCTGGAAAAGTTGGACAAGCGATAG
- the ku gene encoding non-homologous end joining protein Ku, producing MARAIWKGAISFGLVHIPVGLVSATSSQGVDFDWLDKRNMDPVGYKRVNKRTGKEVAKDDIVKGVALEKGRYVVISEEEIRAAHPEATQTIDIFAFVDSAAIPLQNIDTPYYLAPVKRGEKVYALLREALSGTAKVALANVVLHTRQHLAAVMPLESALVLVMLRWPAEVRGLDSLELGSAVTDAKLAKAELDMAKRLIKDMSADWQPDEYVDSFTDRIMELVERKASQGRIEAVESPAGEEERRSADVIDLTDLLKRSLGGKPASKAKPAKAAAKPARKSSAKPSRSKAKAG from the coding sequence ATGGCGCGTGCGATCTGGAAGGGCGCTATCAGCTTCGGCCTGGTGCACATCCCGGTGGGCCTGGTTTCGGCCACCTCGTCCCAGGGCGTGGACTTCGACTGGCTGGACAAGCGCAACATGGACCCGGTGGGCTACAAGCGGGTCAACAAGCGCACCGGCAAGGAAGTGGCCAAGGACGATATCGTCAAGGGCGTGGCGCTGGAGAAGGGCCGCTATGTGGTGATCAGCGAGGAGGAAATCCGCGCCGCCCACCCCGAGGCGACCCAGACCATCGATATCTTCGCCTTCGTCGACAGCGCCGCTATCCCCCTGCAGAACATCGATACCCCCTACTACCTGGCACCGGTCAAACGCGGCGAGAAGGTCTACGCCTTGTTGCGCGAGGCGCTCTCGGGCACCGCGAAGGTGGCCCTGGCCAATGTGGTGCTGCACACCCGCCAGCACCTGGCGGCGGTGATGCCGCTGGAGTCCGCGCTGGTGCTGGTGATGCTGCGCTGGCCCGCGGAGGTACGCGGGCTGGACAGCCTGGAGCTGGGCAGCGCGGTGACCGACGCCAAGCTGGCCAAGGCCGAGCTGGACATGGCCAAGCGGCTGATCAAGGACATGAGCGCCGACTGGCAGCCGGACGAGTACGTCGACAGCTTCACCGACCGCATCATGGAACTGGTGGAGCGCAAGGCCAGCCAGGGCCGCATCGAGGCGGTGGAGTCGCCAGCGGGCGAGGAGGAGCGGCGCAGCGCCGATGTCATCGACCTTACCGATCTGCTCAAGCGCAGCCTCGGCGGCAAGCCCGCCAGCAAGGCCAAGCCGGCGAAGGCGGCCGCCAAACCGGCGCGCAAGAGCAGCGCCAAGCCATCACGGAGCAAGGCCAAGGCTGGCTGA
- the ligD gene encoding DNA ligase D has protein sequence MARRSSEYNRKRNFEVTSEPHEAGRKGRSRAGALGFVIQKHDARHLHYDFRLELDGTLKSWAVPKGPSLDPKDKRLAVHVEDHPLGYADFEGSIPAGQYGAGDVIVWDRGIWQPHGDPRAAYAAGKLTFTLVGEKLSGEWSLVRTRLRGSGDKEQWLLIKQDDEVARPADEYDIVSAEPASVISGADVGSDAPAARPRASKGAGKAAKARKGEGTEPGMPDTLAPQLATLVDAPPSGDWRYEIKFDGYRILARLRDGEVRLYTRNGNDWTARLPLQARDLAALDLGDSWLDGEVVVLDEDGLPSFQGLQNAFEIGRSHSILYYLFDAPYLDGRDLRQQPLEDRRAALEQVLKGHKRSLLRFSQDFVASHESILESACSMSLEGVIGKRAGSPYRSARSPDWIKLKCRRRQEFVIVGYTAPKGSRSGFGALLLAVHDEPGGAELRYAGRVGTGFDEARLADILGRLQAIARKDSPLTKALTASQRRGVRWVEPQLVAEVEFAEWTADAIVRQAAFIALRSDKPAEQIIREQPRSASSLRKAPAAVAETAGQAGEGGRQTLAKVSISHPQRVIDDQSGTQKLELARYYADVAEWVLPHLKGRPVSLLRAPEGVGGELFFQKHAERLAIPNIRHLDPSLDPGHARLMEIDTLEALVGAVQMGAIELHTWGATSDRIERPDRLILDLDPDPKLPWKTMQEATRLTLSVLDELGLQAWLKTSGGKGMHLVVPLARHAGWDEVKGFGKAIASFLARQLPERFVDKMGPKNRIGRIFVDYLRNQRGASTVCAYSVRARPGLPVSVPVERDELERLKGSAQWTLGNLRQRLDGLDRDPWHDYVARQRITRAMWERLEAVPED, from the coding sequence ATGGCCCGCCGTTCCAGCGAATACAACCGCAAGCGCAATTTCGAGGTCACCTCCGAGCCCCATGAGGCTGGGCGCAAGGGCCGGTCCAGGGCCGGCGCGCTGGGTTTCGTGATCCAGAAGCACGACGCCCGCCATCTGCATTACGACTTCCGCCTCGAACTGGACGGCACCCTGAAGAGCTGGGCGGTGCCCAAGGGGCCGAGCCTGGACCCCAAGGACAAGCGCCTGGCCGTGCATGTGGAGGACCACCCGCTGGGCTACGCCGACTTCGAGGGCAGCATCCCGGCCGGGCAATACGGCGCGGGCGATGTGATCGTCTGGGATCGCGGCATCTGGCAGCCCCATGGCGACCCGCGCGCCGCCTACGCCGCCGGCAAGCTGACCTTCACCCTGGTGGGCGAGAAGCTCAGCGGCGAATGGAGCCTGGTGCGTACCCGCCTGCGTGGCAGTGGTGACAAGGAGCAGTGGCTGCTGATCAAGCAGGACGATGAGGTGGCGCGCCCGGCGGACGAGTACGACATCGTCTCCGCCGAGCCGGCCAGCGTGATCAGTGGTGCCGATGTGGGCAGCGATGCGCCGGCCGCTCGGCCGCGTGCTTCCAAGGGGGCTGGCAAGGCGGCCAAGGCGCGCAAGGGCGAGGGCACCGAACCGGGCATGCCCGACACCCTGGCGCCGCAACTGGCGACCCTGGTGGATGCGCCACCCTCCGGCGACTGGCGCTACGAGATCAAGTTCGACGGTTACCGCATCCTCGCCCGCCTCCGCGACGGCGAGGTGCGCCTGTACACCCGCAACGGCAACGACTGGACCGCACGCCTGCCGCTGCAGGCCCGCGACCTGGCGGCGCTGGACCTGGGCGACAGCTGGCTGGACGGCGAGGTGGTGGTGCTCGACGAGGACGGCCTGCCGAGCTTCCAGGGCCTGCAGAACGCCTTCGAGATCGGCCGCAGCCACAGCATCCTCTACTACCTGTTCGACGCGCCGTACCTCGACGGCCGCGACTTGCGCCAGCAGCCGCTGGAGGACCGCCGCGCCGCCCTGGAGCAGGTGCTCAAGGGCCACAAGCGCAGCCTGCTGCGTTTCTCCCAGGATTTTGTCGCCAGCCACGAATCGATCCTGGAAAGCGCCTGTTCCATGTCCCTGGAAGGGGTGATCGGCAAACGCGCGGGCAGCCCCTATCGCTCGGCCCGCAGCCCGGACTGGATCAAGCTCAAGTGCCGTCGGCGCCAGGAGTTCGTCATCGTCGGCTACACCGCGCCCAAGGGCAGCCGTAGCGGTTTCGGCGCTTTGCTGCTGGCGGTGCACGACGAGCCGGGCGGGGCGGAGCTGCGCTACGCCGGCCGGGTGGGCACCGGTTTCGACGAGGCACGGCTGGCCGACATTCTCGGCCGCCTGCAGGCCATCGCCCGCAAGGACAGCCCGCTGACCAAGGCCCTGACCGCCAGCCAGCGCCGAGGTGTGCGCTGGGTGGAGCCGCAACTAGTGGCCGAGGTGGAATTCGCCGAGTGGACCGCTGACGCCATTGTGCGCCAGGCGGCGTTCATCGCCCTGCGCAGCGACAAGCCGGCGGAGCAGATCATCCGCGAGCAGCCGCGTAGCGCCTCCAGCCTGAGAAAGGCCCCCGCGGCGGTCGCCGAGACGGCCGGGCAAGCCGGGGAGGGTGGCCGCCAGACCCTGGCCAAGGTGTCCATCAGCCATCCGCAGCGGGTCATCGACGACCAGAGCGGCACCCAGAAACTGGAACTGGCGCGCTACTACGCGGACGTGGCCGAGTGGGTGCTGCCGCACCTGAAGGGGCGCCCGGTATCCCTGCTGCGGGCGCCGGAGGGCGTCGGCGGCGAGTTGTTCTTCCAGAAGCATGCCGAGCGCCTGGCGATTCCCAATATCCGTCACCTCGACCCGTCGCTGGACCCCGGGCACGCGCGGCTGATGGAGATCGACACGCTGGAGGCCCTGGTGGGCGCGGTGCAAATGGGTGCCATCGAGCTGCACACCTGGGGCGCCACCAGCGACCGCATCGAGCGACCCGACCGCCTGATCCTCGATCTCGACCCGGACCCCAAGCTGCCCTGGAAGACCATGCAGGAGGCCACGCGCCTGACCCTATCGGTGCTCGATGAACTGGGCCTGCAGGCCTGGCTGAAAACCAGCGGCGGCAAGGGCATGCACCTGGTCGTCCCGCTGGCGCGCCATGCCGGCTGGGACGAGGTGAAGGGGTTCGGCAAGGCCATCGCCAGCTTCCTCGCCCGCCAGTTGCCGGAGCGCTTCGTCGACAAGATGGGGCCGAAGAACCGCATCGGGCGCATCTTCGTCGACTATCTGCGCAACCAGCGTGGCGCCAGTACCGTGTGCGCCTACTCGGTGCGGGCTCGGCCGGGGCTACCGGTATCGGTGCCCGTCGAGCGCGATGAGCTGGAGCGGCTCAAGGGCTCGGCGCAATGGACCCTGGGCAACCTGCGTCAGCGCCTGGACGGCCTGGATCGAGACCCCTGGCACGACTACGTCGCCCGCCAGCGCATCACCCGCGCCATGTGGGAGCGCCTGGAAGCGGTGCCGGAGGACTGA
- a CDS encoding SDR family oxidoreductase → MSDEQTLPPQHQDQQPGQETEMRPQPLTIGEYYQAAGKLDGMTAIVTGADSGIGRAVAVHYAREGANVAVLYLNEVEDAERTRLEVQAAGGEALLFAGDAADGEFCRRVIEAVIEKWGRVDVLVNNAGEQHPQQRLEDISEEQWEQTFRTNIFAMFQLTKAVLPHLRPGASIINTSSVTAYKGNPTLLDYSSTKGAITSFTRSLALNLAKRAIRVNAVAPGPIWTPLIPSTFDAEKVSHFGAETPLGHPGQPADVAPAYVYLASADSAYVSGQVLHVNGGIVVNG, encoded by the coding sequence ATGAGCGACGAACAGACCCTTCCGCCCCAGCACCAGGACCAGCAACCGGGCCAGGAAACCGAGATGCGCCCGCAGCCGCTGACCATCGGTGAGTACTACCAGGCCGCCGGCAAGCTCGACGGCATGACCGCCATCGTCACCGGGGCCGACAGTGGCATCGGCCGTGCCGTTGCGGTGCATTACGCCCGCGAGGGTGCCAACGTGGCGGTGCTTTATCTGAACGAGGTGGAGGATGCCGAGCGCACGCGCCTGGAGGTGCAGGCGGCGGGGGGCGAGGCGCTGCTGTTCGCCGGTGATGCGGCCGATGGCGAGTTCTGCCGCCGGGTCATCGAGGCGGTGATCGAGAAGTGGGGCAGGGTGGACGTGCTGGTGAACAACGCCGGTGAGCAGCATCCCCAGCAACGCCTGGAGGACATCTCCGAAGAGCAGTGGGAGCAGACCTTCCGCACCAACATCTTCGCCATGTTCCAGCTGACCAAGGCCGTGCTGCCACACCTGCGCCCGGGGGCCAGCATCATCAACACCAGCTCGGTGACCGCCTACAAGGGCAACCCGACGCTGCTGGACTATTCCTCCACCAAGGGCGCGATCACGTCCTTCACCCGCTCCCTGGCGCTGAACCTGGCCAAGCGCGCCATCCGCGTCAACGCCGTGGCCCCGGGGCCGATCTGGACGCCGTTGATCCCGTCCACCTTCGATGCCGAGAAGGTCAGCCACTTCGGCGCCGAAACACCCCTCGGCCACCCCGGCCAGCCGGCGGACGTGGCCCCGGCCTACGTCTACCTCGCCAGTGCCGATTCCGCCTATGTCAGCGGCCAAGTGCTGCACGTGAACGGCGGCATCGTGGTGAACGGCTAG
- the acuI gene encoding acrylyl-CoA reductase (NADPH), producing the protein MFKGILIDKVDAGYRATLAELDEAQLPEGDVTVQVDYSTLNYKDGLAITGKGPVVRKFPMVAGIDLAGTVEASDNPAFKAGDRVLLNGWGVGETHWGGLAQKARLNGDWLIPLPAGFTPRQAMAIGTAGYTAMLSVLALERNGVTPDKGPVLVTGANGGVGSFAIALLARLGYQVAASTGRPQEAEYLKHLGAAEIIDRASLSEPGRPLGKERWAGAVDSVGSHTLANVCAGIRYGGAVAACGLAQGMDFPASVAPFILRGVTLAGIDSVMRPRADRIEAWDRLVRDLDLALLDEITSEIGLGEAVLSASELLEGRVRGRVVVDVNR; encoded by the coding sequence ATGTTCAAAGGCATCCTGATCGACAAGGTCGACGCGGGCTACCGCGCCACGCTGGCCGAGCTGGACGAGGCGCAGCTGCCCGAGGGCGACGTCACCGTGCAGGTCGACTACAGCACCCTGAACTACAAGGACGGCCTGGCCATCACCGGCAAGGGCCCGGTGGTGCGCAAATTCCCCATGGTCGCCGGCATCGACCTGGCCGGCACCGTGGAAGCCAGCGACAACCCCGCCTTCAAGGCCGGTGACCGCGTGCTGCTCAACGGCTGGGGCGTGGGCGAGACCCACTGGGGCGGCCTGGCGCAGAAGGCGCGCCTCAACGGCGACTGGCTGATCCCCCTGCCTGCTGGCTTCACCCCGCGCCAGGCGATGGCCATCGGCACCGCCGGCTACACCGCGATGCTTTCGGTGCTGGCCCTGGAGCGCAACGGCGTGACCCCGGACAAGGGCCCGGTGCTGGTGACCGGCGCCAACGGCGGTGTCGGCAGCTTCGCCATCGCCCTGCTCGCCCGCCTCGGCTACCAGGTGGCGGCCTCCACCGGCCGGCCCCAGGAAGCGGAGTACCTCAAGCACCTGGGCGCTGCGGAGATCATCGACCGCGCCAGCCTCTCCGAGCCCGGCCGGCCGCTGGGCAAGGAACGCTGGGCCGGCGCCGTCGACTCGGTGGGCAGCCACACCCTGGCCAACGTCTGCGCCGGCATCCGCTACGGCGGCGCCGTTGCCGCCTGTGGCCTGGCCCAGGGCATGGACTTCCCCGCCAGCGTTGCGCCCTTCATCCTGCGCGGCGTGACCCTGGCCGGTATCGACAGCGTGATGCGCCCGCGCGCCGACCGCATCGAGGCCTGGGACCGCCTGGTACGTGACCTCGACCTGGCGCTGCTGGACGAGATCACCAGCGAGATCGGCCTGGGCGAGGCCGTGCTCAGCGCCAGCGAACTGCTCGAAGGCCGCGTGCGTGGCCGCGTGGTGGTGGACGTCAACCGCTGA
- the acuR gene encoding acrylate utilization transcriptional regulator AcuR: protein MTDSTPPPRRGRPPKVARDNLDTRDALVRCGTEILTEQGFLSTGIDTVLSRVGVPKGSFYHYFQSKEDFGHAVLENYAGYFARKLDRCLLDASRPPLARIAAFVEEAKAGMQRFEYRRGCLVGNLGQEVTQLPEAFRESLEAILLSWQQRLALCLEAAKAAGELAPETDCAHWAAFFWIGWEGAVLRARLVRDNGPLDCFIQGFIAGLPR from the coding sequence ATGACCGATTCCACTCCCCCGCCCCGTCGCGGCCGGCCACCCAAGGTCGCCCGCGACAACCTCGACACCCGCGACGCCCTGGTGCGTTGCGGCACCGAGATACTCACCGAACAGGGCTTCCTCAGCACCGGCATCGACACAGTGCTGAGCCGCGTCGGCGTGCCCAAGGGCTCGTTCTATCACTACTTCCAGAGCAAGGAAGACTTCGGCCACGCGGTGCTGGAGAACTACGCCGGTTACTTCGCGCGCAAGCTCGACCGCTGCCTGCTGGACGCGTCGCGCCCGCCCCTGGCGCGCATCGCGGCCTTCGTCGAGGAGGCCAAGGCCGGCATGCAGCGCTTCGAGTACCGCCGCGGCTGCCTGGTGGGCAACCTGGGCCAGGAGGTGACCCAGTTGCCGGAGGCCTTCCGCGAATCCCTGGAGGCCATCCTGCTCAGCTGGCAACAGCGCCTGGCGCTGTGCCTGGAGGCGGCCAAGGCCGCTGGCGAGCTGGCCCCGGAGACGGATTGCGCGCACTGGGCGGCGTTCTTCTGGATCGGCTGGGAAGGCGCCGTGCTGCGCGCCCGGCTGGTGCGGGACAACGGGCCGCTGGACTGCTTCATCCAAGGATTTATCGCCGGGCTGCCCCGCTAG
- a CDS encoding DsbA family oxidoreductase → MSKTISIDFVSDVVCPWCAVGLGALQQAIANLGDEVRVELAFKPFELNPDMPPEGQDIVEHIQQKYGSTPEQVAANREHIRQRGAEVGFRFDMQARGRIYNTFDAHRLLHWAELEGRQLELKQGLLAAYFTEGRNPSDRAVLVEVAAAAGLDAEAAREVLESGRFAEEVREEENFYTSHGIRSVPSVILNGRHLISGGQPAEYFEQAIRQLVATE, encoded by the coding sequence ATGAGCAAGACCATCAGCATCGACTTCGTATCCGACGTGGTCTGCCCCTGGTGCGCGGTGGGCCTGGGCGCGCTGCAGCAGGCCATCGCCAACCTCGGCGACGAGGTGCGGGTGGAGCTGGCCTTCAAGCCCTTCGAGCTGAACCCGGACATGCCACCCGAGGGCCAGGACATCGTCGAGCACATCCAGCAGAAGTACGGCAGCACGCCGGAACAGGTGGCCGCCAACCGCGAGCACATCCGCCAGCGCGGCGCCGAGGTGGGCTTCCGCTTCGACATGCAGGCACGCGGGCGCATCTACAACACCTTCGACGCCCACCGCCTGCTGCACTGGGCGGAGCTCGAGGGGCGCCAGCTGGAACTCAAGCAGGGCCTGCTGGCCGCCTACTTCACCGAGGGGCGCAACCCCAGCGACCGCGCGGTGCTGGTGGAGGTGGCCGCTGCCGCCGGGCTGGACGCCGAAGCGGCGCGCGAGGTGCTGGAATCCGGCCGCTTCGCCGAGGAGGTGCGCGAGGAGGAAAACTTCTACACCAGTCACGGCATCCGCTCGGTGCCGTCGGTGATCCTCAATGGTCGCCACCTGATCAGCGGCGGCCAGCCGGCGGAGTATTTCGAGCAGGCGATCCGCCAGCTCGTTGCCACCGAATAG